Proteins encoded by one window of Misgurnus anguillicaudatus chromosome 4, ASM2758022v2, whole genome shotgun sequence:
- the arhgap23b gene encoding rho GTPase-activating protein 23 isoform X7, which translates to MFRLIMCSVKQYKSRVPAPLGKEWCFEVSVGVDCSHPEPNCIWLAILRSVDVCHHLTQIPETSTMHWDLKRAKGHKDGGSGQNPRTLTGEGVAWKGPRTVVLHKNSQGFGFTLRHFIVYPPDSALHTNLKDEENGNGKGGQKSRLEPMDTIFVKNVKENGPAHLAGLCTGDRLVKVNGESILGKTYSQVIALIQNSENVLELSIMPKDEDVIQLVSVYSQDAYLRGNEPYTGEAQNLPEPPLVCFPNSKPTTPQNHGLPDNLNCKPNPPLDKPSSGITGHCSEGLGTQRASPSHHRLTHHRARSSSSAGITVNPLDFHYTNHNAAIASATLPHPRKGSLPQARSELCHQALSDWYYSQAERPGFSMSHQHRSISQDRLSELGSSYGGWPHSASHDTLSLHYSAAEHSPHTDFYGLGRWGAPGTSGRSCSENLLAAYASYEHSYGRSLETLEKASALISPRYERTARPHQSTQPTRAEEHPGLANHRAVISTLPSSGRIGPQIQQAAPIKRLPAQTVDDQTVGYRSYSPSFCRKASHLMQQSHSFRDPSYTGPHLNWTPTPKTSPPESAPSSGRESSLSLVEPQGSTKMGTGVGGFVDEPVQAQIQEVVLRQKPPSGRKTPHGVRQPQYGLPLDSPESFTARTPASRSEDAVHQSNGGIAPLPVEQDSLAAIPFIDEPTSPSVDLCARHVPASSVVSSSLCQASAHTTSPVSPILSSPLPSLLYTDCSSKFNSYQVKFLQILLMAGNIKNSRRSSYLLAITTERSKSCDEGLNTFREEGRVFSRLPKRVKSFFADGSLESLRVAEEARTKRHSTSELGRFTLSDIKKDGWLHYKQILTEKGKKVGGGMRPWKRVFSVLRSNSLFLYKDKREAVLHAAGAGSHGNGQAEDEQPISIRGCLIDIAYSETKRKHTLRLTTQDFCEYLLQAEDRDDMLSWIRYIRENSKTDTEELGFSRQALINKKLNDYRKQSPTGNKPDTSPRIHRMMPPFLLSKTENTGVNRSPGKDESAPTKVPWGINIMKKGKKTGPKAFGVRLEDCPPAANNKFVPQIVETCCRLVEEMGLEYTGIYRVPGNNAMVSSLQDQLNKGMDINTAEERWQDLNVISSLLKSFFRKLPEPLFTDDKYIDFIDANRIEDAGDRLKTMRKLTRDLPDYYYHTLKFLIGHLKTIADNSEKNKMEPRNLALVFGPTLVRTSEDNMTDMVTHMPDRYKIIETLILHHVWFFSDELDKDEKTPEDQQDIQPVPNIDHLLSNIGRTVPLPDNSAEPMEQSLRFHQQRLS; encoded by the exons GCTAAAGGCCATAAAGATGGAGGATCCGGTCAGAACCCTCGAACCCTTACAGGGGAGGGCGTGGCCTGGAAAGGACCCCGTACAGTGGTGCTGCATAAGAACTCTCAGGGTTTCGGTTTCACGCTACGGCACTTCATCGTCTATCCACCGGATTCTGCCCTCCATACTAATCTGAAG GATGAGGAAAATGGCAATGGCAAAG GAGGTCAAAAGTCTCGCCTGGAGCCGATGGACACCATATTCGTTAAGAACGTGAAAGAAAACGGTCCAGCCCATCTGGCAGGCCTATGCACAG GGGACCGGCTGGTGAAGGTGAATGGAGAAAGTATACTGGGGAAAACATATTCTCAGGTCATAGCACTGATTCAGAACAG TGAGAATGTGCTGGAGTTGTCCATTATGCCAAAAGATGAGGATGTGATACAGTTGGTAAGT GTGTATTCTCAAGATGCCTACTTGAGAGGAAATGAGCCATACACTGGAGAAGCCCAAAACCTTCCAGAACCTCCTTTAGTCTGCTTCCCAAACAGCAAACCCACCACTCCCCAGAATCACGGTCTTCCTGACAACCTGAACTGTAAACCCAATCCTCCTCTGGACAAACCCTCCTCTGGGATCACAGGACATTGCTCAGAGGGCTTAGGCACTCAGCGTGCATCCCCCAGCCATCATCGACTGACTCACCACCGCGCCCGCTCCTCATCTTCTGCAGGGATTACTGTGAACCCGCTAGACTTCCATTATACCAACCACAATGCGGCTATTGCTTCTGCCACACTTCCACACCCTCGGAAAGGGAGTCTTCCCCAAGCCCGTAGTGAACTTTGCCACCAGGCACTATCTGATTGGTACTACAGCCAAGCAGAGCGCCCGGGTTTTTCCATGTCCCATCAACACCGGAGCATTTCTCAAGACCGACTGTCTGAACTGGGAAGTTCTTATGGTGGGTGGCCACACAGCGCTTCTCACGACACCCTTTCTCTTCATTACAGCGCAGCCGAACACTCCCCGCATACAGATTTTTATGGGCTGGGTAGATGGGGTGCACCTGGGACTTCGGGACGTTCCTGCTCGGAGAATTTACTGGCCGCTTATGCTTCCTATGAGCATAGTTACGGCCGTTCGCTAGAAACTTTAGAAAAGGCTTCTGCTTTGATCTCGCCCCGTTATGAAAGAACTGCTCGGCCCCATCAAAGCACTCAGCCTACGAGGGCAGAGGAGCACCCTGGCCTGGCCAATCATCGTGCGGTTATTTCAACACTGCCATCCTCGGGGCGTATAGGACCTCAAATACAGCAAGCCGCTCCGATCAAACGTTTACCTGCACAGACTGTAGACGATCAGACGGTGGGCTATCGTAGCTACAGTCCCTCCTTCTGCCGAAAGGCCAGCCATCTTATGCAACAATCTCACTCCTTTAGGGATCCATCCTACACCGGACCTCACCTAAACTGGACCCCCACCCCTAAAACCAGCCCGCCGGAGAGTGCGCCATCCTCGGGGCGCGAGTCTTCTCTGTCACTGGTAGAACCCCAAGGCTCAACGAAAATGGGCACAGGGGTTGGCGGTTTTGTAGACGAGCCTGTTCAGGCACAGATTCAGGAGGTAGTGCTCAGACAAAAACCCCCTTCTGGCAGAAAGACCCCTCATGGGGTGCGACAGCCCCAATATGGTCTACCTTTGGATTCACCTGAATCTTTTACAGCAAGAACTCCTGCCTCACGGTCAGAAGACGCTGTGCACCAAAGTAATGGTGGTATTGCACCCTTGCCTGTGGAGCAGGACTCCCTGGCTGCCATACCCTTCATAG ATGAGCCCACCAGTCCCAGTGTAGACCTGTGTGCCCGCCATGTGCCAGCCTCCTCTGTGGTGTCCAGCAGCTTGTGCCAGGCGTCTGCCCACACCACCAGCCCCGTCTCTCCCATCCTGTCCTCCCCCCTTCCCAGCCTCCTCTACACAGACTGCA GCTCCAAATTTAACAGCTATCAAGTGAAATTTTTGCAAATATTACTAATGGCTG GCAATATCAAAAACAGCCGTCGCTCCTCTTACTTGCTTGCCATCACCACGGAGCGCTCCAAGTCATGTGACGAGGGCTTAAACACCTTCAGGGAGGAGGGGCGTGTTTTCTC GCGACTACCAAAAAGGGTCAAAAGCTTTTTCGCAGATGGG tCCCTGGAGAGTCTTCGAGTAGCGGAGGAAGCGCGAACTAAACGTCACTCAACCTCTGAACTAGGGAGATTCACTCTCAGTGACATCAAGAAAGACGGCTGGCTTCACTATAAACAGATACTTACAGAGAAAGGAAAG AAAGTGGGTGGTGGCATGCGGCCATGGAAACGCGTCTTCTCTGTGCTGCGCTCCAATTCGCTCTTCCTCTACAAAGACAAAAGGGAGGCGGTGCTTCACGCAGCTGGGGCGGGAAGTCACGGAAACGGGCAGGCGGAGGACGAGCAGCCAATCAGCATTCGCGGCTGCTTGATTGACATTGCTTACAGCGAGACAAAGCGCAAGCACACCTTGCGGCTGACGACGCAGGACTTCTGCGAGTATCTTCTGCAGGCGGAGGACCGTGATGACATGCTGAGCTGGATCAGATACATCAGAGAGAACAGCAAAACTGACACTGAG GAACTTGGTTTCTCCAGACAGGCTCTCATCAATAAAAAGCTAAATGACTATCGAAAACAGAG TCCAACAGGCAATAAGCCGGACACCTCTCCCAGGATCCATCGTATGATGCCACCTTTCCTGCTCTCAAAGACTGAAAACACAGGAGTGAATCGCTCCCCGGGGAAAG ATGAAAGTGCCCCCACTAAGGTTCCATGGGGTATTAACATCATGAAAAAAGGGAAGAAAACTGGTCCAAAAGCTTTTGGGGTTAGGTTGGAGGACTGCCCACCTGCTGCCAATAATAAG tTTGTACCACAGATTGTGGAGACCTGCTGTCGTCTGGTGGAGGAGATGGGTTTGGAATATACTGGCATCTATAGAGTGCCAGGAAACAATGCCATGGTGTCTTCCCTTCAGGACCAGCTCAATAAGGGGATGGATATAAACACTGCCGAAGAG AGATGGCAAGACCTGAATGTCATCAGTAGTCTATTGAAGTCCTTCTTCAGAAAGCTTCCAGAACCTCTCTTTACAGATG ATAAATATATTGACTTCATAGATGCCAACCGCATAGAAGATGCAGGGGACCGTTTGAAAACCATGAGGAAATTA ACACGTGACCTTCCTGATTACTACTATCACACACTGAAGTTTCTGATCGGTCACCTGAAAACAATTGCGGATAATTCGGAGAAGAATAAG atgGAGCCCAGGAACCTTGCTCTGGTGTTTGGCCCAACGCTGGTGCGGACCTCAGAAGACAACATGACCGACATGGTCACTCACATGCCGGACCGCTATAAGATCATAGAAACTCTTATTTTACAC catGTGTGGTTCTTCAGTGATGAGCTGGATAAGGACGAGAAG ACACCAGAGGACCAGCAGGACATACAGCCTGTTCCAAACATTGACCATCTACTGTCTAACATTGGCAGGACGGTGCCACTGCCAGATAACTCTG CTGAGCCAATGGAGCAAAGTTTGCG ATTCCACCAACAACGACTCAGCTAA
- the arhgap23b gene encoding rho GTPase-activating protein 23 isoform X1, with protein MFRLIMCSVKQYKSRVPAPLGKEWCFEVSVGVDCSHPEPNCIWLAILRSVDVCHHLTQIPETSTMHWDLKRAKGHKDGGSGQNPRTLTGEGVAWKGPRTVVLHKNSQGFGFTLRHFIVYPPDSALHTNLKDEENGNGKGGQKSRLEPMDTIFVKNVKENGPAHLAGLCTGDRLVKVNGESILGKTYSQVIALIQNSENVLELSIMPKDEDVIQLVSVYSQDAYLRGNEPYTGEAQNLPEPPLVCFPNSKPTTPQNHGLPDNLNCKPNPPLDKPSSGITGHCSEGLGTQRASPSHHRLTHHRARSSSSAGITVNPLDFHYTNHNAAIASATLPHPRKGSLPQARSELCHQALSDWYYSQAERPGFSMSHQHRSISQDRLSELGSSYGGWPHSASHDTLSLHYSAAEHSPHTDFYGLGRWGAPGTSGRSCSENLLAAYASYEHSYGRSLETLEKASALISPRYERTARPHQSTQPTRAEEHPGLANHRAVISTLPSSGRIGPQIQQAAPIKRLPAQTVDDQTVGYRSYSPSFCRKASHLMQQSHSFRDPSYTGPHLNWTPTPKTSPPESAPSSGRESSLSLVEPQGSTKMGTGVGGFVDEPVQAQIQEVVLRQKPPSGRKTPHGVRQPQYGLPLDSPESFTARTPASRSEDAVHQSNGGIAPLPVEQDSLAAIPFIDEPTSPSVDLCARHVPASSVVSSSLCQASAHTTSPVSPILSSPLPSLLYTDCSSKFNSYQVKFLQILLMAGNIKNSRRSSYLLAITTERSKSCDEGLNTFREEGRVFSRLPKRVKSFFADGSLESLRVAEEARTKRHSTSELGRFTLSDIKKDGWLHYKQILTEKGKKVGGGMRPWKRVFSVLRSNSLFLYKDKREAVLHAAGAGSHGNGQAEDEQPISIRGCLIDIAYSETKRKHTLRLTTQDFCEYLLQAEDRDDMLSWIRYIRENSKTDTEELGFSRQALINKKLNDYRKQSPTGNKPDTSPRIHRMMPPFLLSKTENTGVNRSPGKDESAPTKVPWGINIMKKGKKTGPKAFGVRLEDCPPAANNKFVPQIVETCCRLVEEMGLEYTGIYRVPGNNAMVSSLQDQLNKGMDINTAEERWQDLNVISSLLKSFFRKLPEPLFTDDKYIDFIDANRIEDAGDRLKTMRKLTRDLPDYYYHTLKFLIGHLKTIADNSEKNKMEPRNLALVFGPTLVRTSEDNMTDMVTHMPDRYKIIETLILHHVWFFSDELDKDEKTPEDQQDIQPVPNIDHLLSNIGRTVPLPDNSDSTNNDSAKTKETSTSKKDPSAKDFPLSIISAVTRKRKKRQSTCPPDSSDDEDSEHEPIKASNYEEMSEEKEVRENGRPLQQAEEETEEAGKMEGKQEQVGGEGEQLMEEKKVEDAIDVCEREQTGQIRSRRPRSFLYSHHQSASGLGASSQPTTSSSSTSSSPPQPSNILTRRKLRGERVRPHSMYVEQSRVVEEQSSGPVPASHTRSLGFSRVKASLVRGQERLRQAVSPSRSNREPSHQQGWMSREQANVLAPADGLRGHRQQSSPETRRRRRDWRRHTVLVNMPAEG; from the exons GCTAAAGGCCATAAAGATGGAGGATCCGGTCAGAACCCTCGAACCCTTACAGGGGAGGGCGTGGCCTGGAAAGGACCCCGTACAGTGGTGCTGCATAAGAACTCTCAGGGTTTCGGTTTCACGCTACGGCACTTCATCGTCTATCCACCGGATTCTGCCCTCCATACTAATCTGAAG GATGAGGAAAATGGCAATGGCAAAG GAGGTCAAAAGTCTCGCCTGGAGCCGATGGACACCATATTCGTTAAGAACGTGAAAGAAAACGGTCCAGCCCATCTGGCAGGCCTATGCACAG GGGACCGGCTGGTGAAGGTGAATGGAGAAAGTATACTGGGGAAAACATATTCTCAGGTCATAGCACTGATTCAGAACAG TGAGAATGTGCTGGAGTTGTCCATTATGCCAAAAGATGAGGATGTGATACAGTTGGTAAGT GTGTATTCTCAAGATGCCTACTTGAGAGGAAATGAGCCATACACTGGAGAAGCCCAAAACCTTCCAGAACCTCCTTTAGTCTGCTTCCCAAACAGCAAACCCACCACTCCCCAGAATCACGGTCTTCCTGACAACCTGAACTGTAAACCCAATCCTCCTCTGGACAAACCCTCCTCTGGGATCACAGGACATTGCTCAGAGGGCTTAGGCACTCAGCGTGCATCCCCCAGCCATCATCGACTGACTCACCACCGCGCCCGCTCCTCATCTTCTGCAGGGATTACTGTGAACCCGCTAGACTTCCATTATACCAACCACAATGCGGCTATTGCTTCTGCCACACTTCCACACCCTCGGAAAGGGAGTCTTCCCCAAGCCCGTAGTGAACTTTGCCACCAGGCACTATCTGATTGGTACTACAGCCAAGCAGAGCGCCCGGGTTTTTCCATGTCCCATCAACACCGGAGCATTTCTCAAGACCGACTGTCTGAACTGGGAAGTTCTTATGGTGGGTGGCCACACAGCGCTTCTCACGACACCCTTTCTCTTCATTACAGCGCAGCCGAACACTCCCCGCATACAGATTTTTATGGGCTGGGTAGATGGGGTGCACCTGGGACTTCGGGACGTTCCTGCTCGGAGAATTTACTGGCCGCTTATGCTTCCTATGAGCATAGTTACGGCCGTTCGCTAGAAACTTTAGAAAAGGCTTCTGCTTTGATCTCGCCCCGTTATGAAAGAACTGCTCGGCCCCATCAAAGCACTCAGCCTACGAGGGCAGAGGAGCACCCTGGCCTGGCCAATCATCGTGCGGTTATTTCAACACTGCCATCCTCGGGGCGTATAGGACCTCAAATACAGCAAGCCGCTCCGATCAAACGTTTACCTGCACAGACTGTAGACGATCAGACGGTGGGCTATCGTAGCTACAGTCCCTCCTTCTGCCGAAAGGCCAGCCATCTTATGCAACAATCTCACTCCTTTAGGGATCCATCCTACACCGGACCTCACCTAAACTGGACCCCCACCCCTAAAACCAGCCCGCCGGAGAGTGCGCCATCCTCGGGGCGCGAGTCTTCTCTGTCACTGGTAGAACCCCAAGGCTCAACGAAAATGGGCACAGGGGTTGGCGGTTTTGTAGACGAGCCTGTTCAGGCACAGATTCAGGAGGTAGTGCTCAGACAAAAACCCCCTTCTGGCAGAAAGACCCCTCATGGGGTGCGACAGCCCCAATATGGTCTACCTTTGGATTCACCTGAATCTTTTACAGCAAGAACTCCTGCCTCACGGTCAGAAGACGCTGTGCACCAAAGTAATGGTGGTATTGCACCCTTGCCTGTGGAGCAGGACTCCCTGGCTGCCATACCCTTCATAG ATGAGCCCACCAGTCCCAGTGTAGACCTGTGTGCCCGCCATGTGCCAGCCTCCTCTGTGGTGTCCAGCAGCTTGTGCCAGGCGTCTGCCCACACCACCAGCCCCGTCTCTCCCATCCTGTCCTCCCCCCTTCCCAGCCTCCTCTACACAGACTGCA GCTCCAAATTTAACAGCTATCAAGTGAAATTTTTGCAAATATTACTAATGGCTG GCAATATCAAAAACAGCCGTCGCTCCTCTTACTTGCTTGCCATCACCACGGAGCGCTCCAAGTCATGTGACGAGGGCTTAAACACCTTCAGGGAGGAGGGGCGTGTTTTCTC GCGACTACCAAAAAGGGTCAAAAGCTTTTTCGCAGATGGG tCCCTGGAGAGTCTTCGAGTAGCGGAGGAAGCGCGAACTAAACGTCACTCAACCTCTGAACTAGGGAGATTCACTCTCAGTGACATCAAGAAAGACGGCTGGCTTCACTATAAACAGATACTTACAGAGAAAGGAAAG AAAGTGGGTGGTGGCATGCGGCCATGGAAACGCGTCTTCTCTGTGCTGCGCTCCAATTCGCTCTTCCTCTACAAAGACAAAAGGGAGGCGGTGCTTCACGCAGCTGGGGCGGGAAGTCACGGAAACGGGCAGGCGGAGGACGAGCAGCCAATCAGCATTCGCGGCTGCTTGATTGACATTGCTTACAGCGAGACAAAGCGCAAGCACACCTTGCGGCTGACGACGCAGGACTTCTGCGAGTATCTTCTGCAGGCGGAGGACCGTGATGACATGCTGAGCTGGATCAGATACATCAGAGAGAACAGCAAAACTGACACTGAG GAACTTGGTTTCTCCAGACAGGCTCTCATCAATAAAAAGCTAAATGACTATCGAAAACAGAG TCCAACAGGCAATAAGCCGGACACCTCTCCCAGGATCCATCGTATGATGCCACCTTTCCTGCTCTCAAAGACTGAAAACACAGGAGTGAATCGCTCCCCGGGGAAAG ATGAAAGTGCCCCCACTAAGGTTCCATGGGGTATTAACATCATGAAAAAAGGGAAGAAAACTGGTCCAAAAGCTTTTGGGGTTAGGTTGGAGGACTGCCCACCTGCTGCCAATAATAAG tTTGTACCACAGATTGTGGAGACCTGCTGTCGTCTGGTGGAGGAGATGGGTTTGGAATATACTGGCATCTATAGAGTGCCAGGAAACAATGCCATGGTGTCTTCCCTTCAGGACCAGCTCAATAAGGGGATGGATATAAACACTGCCGAAGAG AGATGGCAAGACCTGAATGTCATCAGTAGTCTATTGAAGTCCTTCTTCAGAAAGCTTCCAGAACCTCTCTTTACAGATG ATAAATATATTGACTTCATAGATGCCAACCGCATAGAAGATGCAGGGGACCGTTTGAAAACCATGAGGAAATTA ACACGTGACCTTCCTGATTACTACTATCACACACTGAAGTTTCTGATCGGTCACCTGAAAACAATTGCGGATAATTCGGAGAAGAATAAG atgGAGCCCAGGAACCTTGCTCTGGTGTTTGGCCCAACGCTGGTGCGGACCTCAGAAGACAACATGACCGACATGGTCACTCACATGCCGGACCGCTATAAGATCATAGAAACTCTTATTTTACAC catGTGTGGTTCTTCAGTGATGAGCTGGATAAGGACGAGAAG ACACCAGAGGACCAGCAGGACATACAGCCTGTTCCAAACATTGACCATCTACTGTCTAACATTGGCAGGACGGTGCCACTGCCAGATAACTCTG ATTCCACCAACAACGACTCAGCTAAAACTAAG GAAACTTCGACTTCCAAAAAAGACCCGAGTGCCAAGGACTTCCCCCTGTCAATCATATCAGCTGTGACCCGGAAGAGAAAGAAACGCCAAAGCACCTGCCCCCCAGACAGCAGCGATGATGAAGACTCTGAGCATGAGCCAATCAAAGCCAGCAACTATGAAGAGATGTCTGAGGAAAAAGAGGTGAGAGAGAACGGACGCCCATTGCAACAGGCAGAAGAAGAGACTGAGGAAGCAGGCAAGATGGAGGGGAAACAAGAACAGGTTGGCGGAGAAGGTGAGCAATTGATGGAGGAGAAGAAGGTGGAGGATGCGATAGATGTTTGTGAAAGGGAACAGACAGGTCAAATTCGGTCTCGGCGACCTCGCAGCTTCTTATATTCGCACCACCAGAGCGCGTCAGGGCTCGGAGCCTCCTCGCAACCAACCACCTCCTCTTCCTCCACCTCCTCCAGCCCACCACAACCCTCAAACATTCTCACCAGGAGGAAACTCAGAGGGGAAAGAGTGCGACCTCACTCCATGTATGTGGAGCAGAGCAGAGTCGTAGAGGAGCAGAGCTCCGGGCCGGTGCCTGCCTCTCATACCCGCTCTCTCGGATTCTCAAGAGTCAAAGCCTCTCTTGTTAGAGGTCAAGAGAGGCTCCGTCAAGCAGTGTCGCCCAGCAGGAGCAACAGGGAGCCCTCTCACCAGCAGGGCTGGATGAGTCGAGAACAGGCCAATGTTTTGGCCCCAGCCGACGGCTTAAGGGGTCATCGCCAGCAGAGCTCACCGGAGACACGCAGAAGGAGAAGAGACTGGAGGCGTCACACAGTGTTGGTTAATATGCCTGCTGAGGGATGA